The Microcystis aeruginosa NIES-843 sequence GAAGGCGATTTCTGGGGCTAAATAACGCAGTTGATTAACTCCCGATAAGCGATCGCCATAATCATCGGAATCGAGCAGCCGTTGCACGGATTCAGGGGAATAATTCATAATTTGATGACACCCTTAACAATTGGACTGGTATTAATTGTCCCATGAATAGTTATCGACTCCTGACTATTTTGATCATGTTTAGTTCCCCGGTTTTTTGGGGCTGTAGTCCTCCCGCTCCCCTTAAAAAAGAACCTACGGCCGAGATGCTTGTTCCTCCTTCTCCCAGTCCGATTATTTCCGCATCAGACATTAAAGCTGCTAATCGTTATCGTCAATTGGGATTACAGTATCGTCAACAGGGAGATTTTATCAAAAGTATTGAAGCTTTAAAAAAATCGGTACAGTTAAACCCCAATCATCTAGACGGGAGAGTAATTTTAGGATGGACACAACACCTAGCTAAACAACCTTTAGCGGCACAAACAACCCTCGAAGAAACGATTAAAATTGCTCCCGATCATGTGGCTACTTATAATGCTTTGGGTATTGTTTATCTTGTCGGTGGTCATCTTGAAAAGGCCGTAGTTACGCATACTAAAGCCGCTAATTTAAAACCCGATAATGAAATTGCCTACTATAATTTGTCCCTCGCCTATCATCGCTTAAAAGATTTTAATTCAGCTATTACTAACGCTGAAAAAGCAGTTAAATTAGAGCCGAATAATCCCCATCCTCTTGTGGCTTTGGCAATGGTCTATTTAGATCAAGGTGATAGTAAAAAAGCGCAGGATACCTACAAAAAGGCTAGGGATTTAGACGGTCGTTATCGACAAAAATGGTTTCTGGCACATCTGAAGGAAGCTGGTTTTAGTCAGGAGCAAATTAAATTAGTCGAAAAGTTACTATCTGGTTAGATTTAAAAATTATTATTTCCCCTTAGGATGCCTGTCGATGTCCCAGTTTTAGGAAAATAGTTTCTAAATCTTCGCAGCAAGTATAAAACTCGCTTAAGGTCAGGCCAGAAACCACTAAAGATTTCAACAATTCGGCACTATCTTCTAGGGTTCCCGTAAATTTAACTCGGAGAGTATTAGTATTAATAATTCTTTGCCAACTTTCCACAAAAACACATTGTTTAAGAGCGGTTTCTAAGGCTTCTAAATTGCCTAGAGTCGTGATCTGCAAGTATTGGCCAGCTAGACGTTGATTTAATTCTTGTAAAGAGGTGCTTTCCACTAGATAACCTAATTCCATGATGCCCACAGAACTACAAAGTTCGGCCAAATCACTAAGGACATGGGAGGAAATTAAAATAGTCATACCTGCCGATTGTAAGACTTTAATAATCTCACGAAATTGTAGGCGAGCGATCGGGTCTAATCCAGAAACCGGTTCATCGAGAAGTAAAATTAAAGGTTCATGAATAATCGTTCGGGCTAAACTTAAACGTTGTTTCATCCCCCGGGACAAAGTAGCGATCGAATTATGGCTTTTACCGGTTAATTGTACCAGTTCTAGAACCTCATAAATGCGGCGATGACGTTGGGAGCGAGGGATATGATAAAGACGGGCAAAATAATCCAGATAATTCCAGACATTTAGGTCATCGTAGAGGGGAAAATTATCGGGTAGATAACCTAAGTTTCTTTTGAGACGGGGATTACTCTCATCTCTTAAAAGACGTTCTCCGTGCAGATATATTTCTCCCGTTGTCGGTTCTTCCGCTGCCGCTAACATCCTAATTAAAGTGGTTTTTCCCGCTCCATTTGGACCGATTAACCCGTAAACTTCCCCCGCTTCAATCTGTAAATCCACTTGATTAACAGCCCCATGGCGGTCAAATTGTTTGGTTAAACCAACGGTAGCAATGGCTAATTCTGCTGTGTTCATAAAGTTTTAGTAGTGGGATTGCTGACAAACTGGCCACCACATTCTTAACATTAACGTTTGGGTTTCCCGTTATCAATAGAACCACTCTTGATGGTATGGTGAGAACCACAACTAGGACAAGGCAATACAGGCGAAGAGGTGATTTTGTTCTGTGTTAGACTGATATTTGAGTAAGTCTAACACGAACCACAAAAAGATATTGATCAGAAAACTGATCATCAAGCTAGATGTTTAAAGACTGATTGGGTTCCAATTATTTTTTTTTGTTAATGAATATTTTACACAGTTCATACCAGATAAGCAAGAGGGCTACGCCACTACCACCAAATCCTTACCTTGCGCTATTTTACCCCCGAAGGTGAATTGGTTCCCACTCCCGCAGAAGCGGCAGGCAAGGCAGGAAATCAAGTCCAACAGGAAAGGCAGAAAGCCGCAAATTAGCGGCTAAATTGCGGGAATTGGGCATAAATCCCCAAGACAATTTCTAATTAGGGTTTGCTGAATTTAATCCCATGTATAGACGAGAATTACTGCAATTTATTGGCTCTCACGCTCTTTTTGGGGCTATTAATCCAGAATTTACTTGGAATTATCAAAATATTGACCATTGGGGCGAATTATCAAGGAATTATCGTCTCTGCACCACGGGAAAGCAACAAACACCGATCGATCTGAGTATAGTGACTGAAAAAGAGCTATACCACCCCACTTTTAATTATCGTCCTGTACCCCTAAAAATTCGCCATAACGGTCGTACAATCTTGGTTCAGACCGAAAAAGGTGGAAATATGAGGTTTCACGGCGAAAACTGGGATTTATTGCAGTTTCATTTTCATCACCCCAGCGAACATCAGATTAAAGGTCAGTCTTTCCCTCTAGAAATTCATTTAGTGCATCGAAATGGGAAGGGAAATTTAGCAGTTGTGGGTATCTTAGCCGAAATCGGCGCAAATAATCCCTATTTACAAACCATTTGGGCTTATTTGCCCCAAGAACCTTCTCCTGAAATGATTATCCCCGATACTTGGGTCAATGCCGGGCTTTTACTGCCAGAAAATAGCGATTTTTATGAATATCGGGGTTCTTTGTCCACTCCCCCCTGTAGCGAGGATGTTCTCTGGTTAGTCTGGCAAAATGCGATCGAAATTTCTCCCCAACAACTGCAACAATTGGCTGAGATTTTTCCGAGTAATGCGAGGAATATTCAACCCTTAAACGGGCGCTCGATCCTGCATTCCTAGCCGAAATTGTCGGCATTTTGGCTAATTTAGATAATTTTATCAACTTTTAGACCAAAAATGGTAAATAACTCAGGAATGCGCTCAATAACTAAAGCTTCGGTGGCTGTCCAGTCACTTTCCTTAGTGGCTAAAACCCCCAGAACACTCAGAGGAACCTGTAGAAATAGGTGACTTAAGAGGAGAGCGATCGCAGCTATTACTAAACCTAAAAGCCGCCATTGGGGGAGATAGGCGGCCACGGCAGCCGCTAGAGGGGCAAAATTGTAGATTGGCCAAGTGATGAGAATTAAGAGGACGACTCCCAAAAGAGTAAGAAGACGATGGCGAGGACGTTTAAAAAGAGAGAGAATTTTTAACTGTTCGGGGGTGAGTTGACTCGGTTTTAGAGCAACCAACAAAAGACTAAAAATATCAAAAGGTTTTGTCCACTGCATCCAAAAGACGGGTATGATAGCGATCGCTCCTAGAAATAGCCATTCTAGCCAAAGAAAAGGCAAGGGATCGCCCACAGCTAAACCAATCCAAGCGATTTGTAAAAAGATTGGCAAAGCCGCTAACCCTGCCAGATGAATCCACAAAAAAGGTTCTGATTTCATAGAGGGAAGTGGGGAGATGGGGGAGTGGGGGAGCAGGGGAGTGGGGGAGTGGGGGAGTGGGGAAAAAAAAGCGGCCTCCTGACTCCTGACTCCCGACTCCTGACTCCCGACTCCCGACGGTTCAAGTCTAATTAACTGGATAAAGTGCGACGTTTCATGACCATTTCGTAGGCTTCGATAATGTCGCCTTCTTTCCAGTCATTGAATTTAGAAACACCGACACCGCACTCGAAACCGGTAGCTACTTCCCGGGCATCTTCCTTCATCCGTTTGAGGGAATCGAGAACTCCCTGATAAACAATTTCCTTGCCGCGACGCACGCGCAGGAAGCGGTTCCGCACCAGTTTACCAGATTGGACATAACAGCCCGCCACAGCCCCACGACCGACGGTGAAGACGGCGCGCACTTCGGCGAAACCGAGGTGTTCTTCCACTTCTTCGGGGTCGAGAAGACCTTCCATCGCCCCTTGAATATCATCGAGAAGCTTGTAGATGATATTGTAATCGCGGATATCGACCCCTTCCCGATCGGCGGATGCGCGCGCACCACTGGCAAGGGTGGTATTAAAGCCCACCACCACCGCACCACTAGCGGCGGCCAGATCCACATCGGTTTCGGTGATTTCCCCCGGAGAGGCGAGGAGAACGCGAATCTGCACTTCGTTTTGGGGTAACTGTTTGAGCGCACCGAGGATGGCCTCGACGGAACCTTGCACATCTGCCTTGAGGATGAGATTAAGTTCCTTGAGTTGTCCTTCTTGAGCTTGGATAGAGAGGGTGCTAAGGCTAACGCGACGGGAGGAGAGGGCCTGTTGTAAACGGGTGTTGCGTCGTTCGATCGCCCGTTGATCAGCGATTGATCGGGCCTCTTTCTCACTTTCATAGACATCGAACTCATCGCCAGCGGCCGGCACATCACTGAGACCGAGGATTTCCACGGCAAAGGAGGGGGTGGCCGCTTCGACTTTTTGACCGCGATCATCGATCATGGCCCGAATTTTGCCGAAAACGGAACCGGCGACGATGCTATCACCGACGCGGAGAGTGCCATTCTGGACGAGCAGGGTAGCCACGGGGCCT is a genomic window containing:
- a CDS encoding tetratricopeptide repeat protein encodes the protein MNSYRLLTILIMFSSPVFWGCSPPAPLKKEPTAEMLVPPSPSPIISASDIKAANRYRQLGLQYRQQGDFIKSIEALKKSVQLNPNHLDGRVILGWTQHLAKQPLAAQTTLEETIKIAPDHVATYNALGIVYLVGGHLEKAVVTHTKAANLKPDNEIAYYNLSLAYHRLKDFNSAITNAEKAVKLEPNNPHPLVALAMVYLDQGDSKKAQDTYKKARDLDGRYRQKWFLAHLKEAGFSQEQIKLVEKLLSG
- a CDS encoding carbonic anhydrase, whose protein sequence is MYRRELLQFIGSHALFGAINPEFTWNYQNIDHWGELSRNYRLCTTGKQQTPIDLSIVTEKELYHPTFNYRPVPLKIRHNGRTILVQTEKGGNMRFHGENWDLLQFHFHHPSEHQIKGQSFPLEIHLVHRNGKGNLAVVGILAEIGANNPYLQTIWAYLPQEPSPEMIIPDTWVNAGLLLPENSDFYEYRGSLSTPPCSEDVLWLVWQNAIEISPQQLQQLAEIFPSNARNIQPLNGRSILHS
- a CDS encoding low-complexity tail membrane protein — encoded protein: MKSEPFLWIHLAGLAALPIFLQIAWIGLAVGDPLPFLWLEWLFLGAIAIIPVFWMQWTKPFDIFSLLLVALKPSQLTPEQLKILSLFKRPRHRLLTLLGVVLLILITWPIYNFAPLAAAVAAYLPQWRLLGLVIAAIALLLSHLFLQVPLSVLGVLATKESDWTATEALVIERIPELFTIFGLKVDKII
- a CDS encoding ABC transporter ATP-binding protein, which codes for MNTAELAIATVGLTKQFDRHGAVNQVDLQIEAGEVYGLIGPNGAGKTTLIRMLAAAEEPTTGEIYLHGERLLRDESNPRLKRNLGYLPDNFPLYDDLNVWNYLDYFARLYHIPRSQRHRRIYEVLELVQLTGKSHNSIATLSRGMKQRLSLARTIIHEPLILLLDEPVSGLDPIARLQFREIIKVLQSAGMTILISSHVLSDLAELCSSVGIMELGYLVESTSLQELNQRLAGQYLQITTLGNLEALETALKQCVFVESWQRIINTNTLRVKFTGTLEDSAELLKSLVVSGLTLSEFYTCCEDLETIFLKLGHRQAS